CCCACCATTTCTAAGCGCAGCGATGACAAAAAGAATTTTCACTTCACACCTCCAAGCTTTAAAAGCTCCAGCCATTTTTTATAAATTTGCTCCACACTAAACTCATCAAGCCTAGCTCTTGCGTTTTTAGCAAATTCGCCCATTTTTGCCTCATCTTGCAGCAAATTTGCAAGCTTTTTACTCATCTGATCAGCGTCATTTATCTCACAAAGTAAGCCATCAAAACCATCTTTTATAAGCTCTTTTGCCCCGCTAGTTCTTGTCGCAACCCGCACGCAGTCATAGTTTATCGCCTCTATCAAGGTGTTTCCAAGACCCTCGAAATTTGAGCAAGAGAGCAGCACCTTTGCCCTTTTATAAAGCGAGGCGATGTCGCTTACATTGCCTAAAAACTCTACATCAGCGCCCAAGCTTTTGGCTAAATTTTCTAAATTTAGCCTCTCGCCGCCATCTCCAGCCACGGCAAATTTATAGCCGCTTTGCTTTAAGCTTGCAGCCACTCTTACAAACATTTCGCAGTTTTTTATCTTATTTAGCCTGCCAACAAAGATGACTAAATTTTCTTTATCAAAGCTCTCACTGCGCACCTCTTCAAAGAGTGGGTTGTAAATTTTCATCACATTTTTGCAAAATTTAGAGTAGTAGCCTAGATCCTCGTCGCTTAAGACGCTAAGTGCATTTGCAAATGGATAACTTATGCGTCTTAGCACCTTAAAAATGGCTCTTTTTGGCGCGAGATAGTTTGTGTGCTCACTTATGATTATAGGCGTTTTTAGCCCAGCTGAGCTAAAGAGCACCAAGGTATTTACGGCGTCTAAAAAGGATATCACAGCGTCAAATTTGCCCTCTCGTATGAGCGCTCTTAAAGCAAGCACCTTTGAAACTCTCTTTTTTAAATTTCCAACAAAGCCAAGCTCATCAGCACCAACACCTAAATTTATGAGTTTCACGCCACTTGCTAGCTCGTAAAATGGCTCGTCCTTGTCAAATTTAACAAGGCTTACCTCGTGATCCACGCTAAATCTTGAAGCGATCACCGCACAAACTCGCTCTGCACCGCCACTTCTAAGCGTTGATGTGACAAATAATATCCTCATACGCCAAGCCTTTGTTTTATCTTCACTCTAAGCTTTGAGAGTGCCGGTAAAATGCCACTTGGAAGCGGGCTAAGCAGTAAGAAAATAAACGCTTCTTTACTAAATTTGATGCTAAGACTTTTAAAGATACACCTTAGCATAAGGCCATATTCGCCTGCTATTTTGGCATAGTAAGCGGCATTTTTATACTGCATAGCTAGAAATTTTGGCTCGTTTTTTATAGCGATGTCGTAGTGTAAATTTGCTGTTTTGATGTAAGCGTTTGCAACGCTCAACGCGTGTTTGCCAGCATTTAGCGTCGCACTATCGCTTCTTGCGATACGGTAGATGTAAAGTGACTTTTTAAGATAAAAGACATTTTTTTCAAAAAAGCGGATATAAAGCTCATTTTCGCCGCCAAAACTGCTCTCATCAAACCTAAAGCCGTCTATAAATTCACGCGAAAAAAGCTTAAAATACTCGCCATTTATCCGCCCGCAGTGATAATCAACCTTACTCATCGCCCCACTCTTGCTATATGGGCTTCTACCAGCCACGACCTCGGTCATCACGCCATCTTTCTCGCAGATCGCGTCTGCAAAAACGCACGAATACTCGCCACTTTTTAAAATTTCATAGCACTGGGCAATCGCCTCTGGTAAAAGCTCATCGTCATCATCTAGCAAGCAGACAAACTCGCCTGTTGCGTTGTCAAAGCCGTTATTTTTATTGCCATTTGGGCTCTTTTTGTGAGCGCTGTTTTTTACAAATTTGATCCTTGCGTCGTTAAAACTCTTGCAAATTTCACTCGCACTCTCGTCATCGCCGTCGTCAGTTACAACTATTTCTAAATTTTTATAGCTTTGAGCTAGAGCGCTTCTTATGGCCTTTTTTAAAAGCTCTGGACGCTTATAGGTCGCAGTTACGATGCTGATTAATGGCTCGCCCATTTAGCCCCTTTTAAAAATTCTCTCATAGCCTTGAAGCTTTTCAAGTCGTGAGAAAAGTATAAATTTAAATGTTTTTATGTATGCCTTTAAATTTGCGCTGTATCCTCTCTCAAGGCGCTCGCCCTCGATATTTGAGCCACTAAGATCAGTTGGATGCGCAAAAAGATCGCAAAAATACATCTGCATATCATTAACGCCTAGCAAATAGTCCCAAACATCGGTCGTGCAAAGCGCACGTTTATGAATTTCAAGCAAATTTTTAGCACTTTTTTTAGTTAGCACATAAGCCCCTGCTCTATAAATGCTTGAAAATGAGTGCTTTGAGACCTGCCAAAGTGGCTTACTTAGGCTAGCATCCACCTTTTTGCCAAAGGCGCTAAACCTGCCCTCTAGCCCATCTTGCATGCCGCATATCAGCACGCTATTTTCTGGTATCTTGCTAGCTGCTAAAAAGGCCTCTTTTATGGCATTATCATCTCCGATCACGTCATCTTCAAAGATGAGAGCAAATTTCGCCTCACTTGCTAAAAACGCCTCATAAGCCTTCACGTGCGAGAGCGAACAGCCAACCTCTGCTGGGCTTAAAACCTTGCCGTAAGCTTTAAATGATGGCGAAATGATCTTATAGTACTCCTTTGCGTTTAGCTCCCTGCCATCAACTGCGTCTATTAGCTTAAAGCTATCATAAGAGCCAAATTTCTGCTGCAAAAGCTCGCGCCTTTTGGTATCTTTTGCCAAAGAGATCAGATAAATTTCATTCATTTAAGACCTTTTAAATTTTTTTAAAATTTTACGCCAAACTATGCCTCGCTCGAAGGCATTAAAAAACAAAAAATATCCCAAAGCATAAGCTGCGCTGGCGTATATCGCAGCAAAGATAGCAAATTTTAGCCAGTTATCTAGGCTCACAAAGTCCTTGCAGGCAAACATCGCAAGCACACAAAGCGCAAAAACGGCTAAATTTTTAAAATAAACCCCGTAAAATGTGGTGAGCTTCACCTCTAAATTTAAGGCGGCATTTATGAGGTCAAAGCCGAGAATTCTTATGCTATAAAAAATGGCTGCGACGATGACGATGCCATAAACGCCGTAGTCACTAAATTTAAGCAGTGCGATCTGCGCTATGATCGTGCTAACGCCAAGGATGGTGTTGGCAATGGCTGGTCGGCGAAGCTTGTTTGTCGCGCTATCAAGGTTAAAAAGCGAAAAAACAAAGCTTATAAAGACGATCGGCACTAGCGTGATCATCGAGACGTTGTAGATAAATTTAACCTCGTCCGCACTTTTAAAAGGCAACCAAAGCGTGTAAAAATCAAGCCCAAAAACGACGAAAAATGCAGCCGGAGCGCTCATCACAAAGGCGATCACCTTCATTGAAAATTTAGCCTCTTTTATGAGGTCCGTGATCAAATTTTTAGAGTAAAGCTCGACAAATTTTGGCGCAAAGATACCGCTAAGCTGCGCTACAAAGCTCTCAAGTATGATAGGAGCAGCCTTGGCGACTGAAAGAAGGCCAGTGGCGTTTGCATTTACGAAAATGTTGCAGATAAAAAGATCCATGCCTGTTAAAAGTATGCGGTTTAGCGCATTAAAGCTGTTCCAAATGCCAGAGCTTAAAAGCTCTTTTATCTTAGAAAAATCAAATTTACTAAGGCTAAATTTTAGCTCTGGCGTGATACGAGCTGACATAAAAATGGTGCTAAAAAAGACAAAAAGGCTAGCGATTAGCGCTGAAATGGCGATGTATGAAATGAACGGCTTAAAAAAGAAAAAGAGCGCCACGATGAGGCTCGCTAGGACCATGCTTGAGATGGCGTTTCTGATGGAGAGTAGGTAGAGCTTGTTTGTCACAAAAGCACAAACCGTCAAAACGCCGTTAAATAGCCCGACGCAGAAATTTATAAAGTAAAAAACAAGGGTCATTCTCACGTCAAAGAGTAAATTTTCAGGAACGTTTAAAAAGCTTTGCAAATTTAGTATAAAAATGGAGCTAAGCACCACGACAACGGCGCAAAAGAAGATATTTACAACAAGCACTGATGAGTAGTATGTATTTGCAAGGATTAGATCTTTTTTGTGCCACGCATGAGCGACAAAGCGCCCACTTACCGAGTTTATAGCTACGCTTACGACTGCTGCGTAGCTAACGATGGCATTGCTAAGACCCACAAAGCCAAATGCCTCGTTGCCAAGGCTTTTTAAGATAAATGGCGTAAGAAAGAAATTTATGCCCATTGATACGACAAAAACGACGATAGAGCTTATTAGATTGATTAGCATTAGACTTTTAACCTATAAATTTTTACACCACTTGAGATGATAAATGGCTCAAAGTATCGCTCATCAGCTCGCTCAAATATAAAAAGCTGCACAAGGGCTGAATTTAAGGCATTTTCATCAACTAAAACCACGCGCGCATAGTCCTCCAAAAATAAAACAGAGATTTTTGCCTTTTCGTCGATAGTTTTCTCGTCTATTTGTAGCTCTTTGCCAGAGCCTTTTATCTTATAAAAGGACTTTACCGCTACTTTTTCGCCATTTTGAGTGATAAATTTTGGCTCTTTTAGCGGCAAGATATAGCCATTTCCAAGGTCTATGCCAGCCTCGCTAACGCTATTTATAGGGCTAATGTAGTAAAAAAACTCCTCTTTTGGCTGCTCACCGCTCATAACGTCGATGTAGCTATATCTAAAGATGTTTGGAGCGATATCTATCATATCTGGCACAAGATAGTAAAAAACCTCTTTTTTTGCCGCTGGCAGAGTAAAATTTGCGCTTTCAAGCTGGCTTAAAAAGAGGTTTAGGTCGCTTGTGTTGTGATCTTTTAAAATTTCTTCTAGTGCTCTACTCTTTTTCTCAAACGATATGTCGCTATACTCGCTCACTACTCTAGCTAGCTTGGCTGAGGTTGCCTCGTCTTTTCTTAATGCAAGGCTAACAAAATAGCCATTCTCGCCGCCTTGCCTACCAGGATCATTTAGCGTCTTAACATCAGCAAAGTATCTTACCGCATATCCATAATCCCACCATGAAAGCACGTAGTCATCGCGCTTAGCAGCCTTTTTTAACTGATCAAGTGCCATTGCCTCATCGTGCGTGATCAAAGTATGCGGTCTATAAGAGTAAGCGATCTCTAAATTTGGGGCAAGCGCAGCTGCTGCAAAGATAAAAAAGGATAAATTTTTAAGAGAATTTCTAAGGTCAAATAAATTTAAAAAAAAGTGTAAGAAATACCCAAAACCAAGTGCAACAAGTGGCGTTATATACATAGCAAATCTAACTCCACCAAATAGCGATAAAGCGCCAAGTCCAAGCAGTGGCAAGCTAAGTAAAAATGGGCGAAATTTAAAACAAAGCACCAGATAGCCAATCGCTGCAGTTAGCAAAATAAGGATGTTTCCAGCCATGAAATAGACAAAATATAAAAGGCTAGCGCTTTTTACCTCGTCAATTAGCGTGTATTCGCTTATAAAGTGAAATTTACTTGCAACCTCTGAGCTGCTTTTTAAAACGTAACTGCCAATCTTTGAGATGATAAGATCAAAGCCGCCAAAATAGATAAAAATAGCTAGCATAATAGTTAGAAAAATGCTTAAATTTCTAGGTGAAAGTAGTTTTTTATATTTGCAAAAAATGGCATAAAATGAAGCAATAACCGCTAAATTTAAAATCAAAATTTTATTTGCAATGAGCGGATCTTTTGAAAAAACATTAAAACTAACGATGCTTATAAACATAAAAAATATCGCTTGGTAGTTTTCTATCCTGCTTCGTATAAAAGCAAGCGTGTAGATAAAAAAGACAAAAATAATGCTTAAAATAAGAGCATAAGAGCTTTGATACCACCAAAGATAAAGCGATACAAAAAGCCCTGGCAAAACGATAAATTTTAGTTCATTTGCATTTAAAAGTCTGATCAAAAGATAGATGATGAAAAGCGCAAATGTGACATTTAGCATATCGCTATCAAAGTAACCAAGCGACGTTCTTACAAGATAGCCTGGCAAGATAACGCTCATAAATGCCGCCACAGCCCCAGCTTTTAGAGCTTTAAACTCATTTGATATCAAGATAACTGGAAGTGCGATAAGGGGTGCTAAAAGCGCACTCATATAAAACATCACGCTTTCGATCTTGAAAAGTAAAATTTTGCAAATATAAAAAACTATGGTTGAGATTGGGTGATTAAAGGGGCTAGAGTCATTTTGCTGATGAAAGCCAGCAAGCATATCTCTAGCGCCCTCTGCGTAATAGTATGCGTCATTTGTCGTAAGCATAAATTCGCCGTTAAAGTAAAACTCTGGCATATCCTTTGCCCACAATACCCAAAGCATCCTAGCTGCAAATCCAAACAGATAAGCAGCTAGAAAGATAAGTAAAATTTTACAATTTACGCTTACTTTGTGCACTAAATTCCTTACAGCCTAGCGTCAGCCTCTGGGTAGATATTTTTTATATCATAAACCAAGTGGCCTTTTAGGTTGAGCTTTTTAAATTCATTGTGAGCTACGGCGATCACGATGCAGTCGTAGTCGTCTAGGTTATACTCTTTTACTAGATCAAAGCCGTACTCATGTTTTACCTCAGCGCTATCAGCCCAAGGATCAGTCACATCGACCTTGCAACCAAAGTCTTTTAGCTCATCAACCACGTCTATAACGCGAGAGTTTCTTATATCTGGGCAGTTTTCTTTAAATGTCATACCAAGAACAAGTACGCGCGCTTTGTTGATAAGCACACCCTTTCTTATCATTAGTTTTATAACTTGATCGGCTGCATATCTGCCCATATCATCGTTGATACGGCGACCTGCTAAGATCATTTCAGGGTTATAGCCTACCTCTTGAGCTTTGTGAGTTAGATAGTATGGATCTACGCCGATGCAGTGACCGCCAACTAGACCTGGGCGGAAATTTAAGAAATTCCACTTCGTACCTGCAGCCTCAAGCACGTCTATGGTGTTGATGTGAAGCTTTTCAAAGAGCATCGCAAGCTCGTTTATAAAGGCAATGTTGATGTCGCGTTGGGTGTTTTCGATGACCTTTGCAGCCTCTGCTACTTTGATGCTTGAAGCTTTGTGAGTGCCAGCTGTGATGATCGAGCGATAAATTTCATCGACCTTGTCAGCGATCTCTGGAGTTGAGCCACTTGTGATCTTTTTGATCTTTGTAACAGTGTGCTCTTTATCGCCTGGGTTTATGCGCTCTGGAGAGTAGCCGCAGAAGAAGTCTTTGTTAAATTTAAGCCCACTCTTTTCAAGAAGTGGCACGCAAATTTCTTCTGTAACGCCTGGATAAACGGTGCTTTCATATACAACGATGTCGCCTTTTTTAAGCACTTTTGCCACGCTCTCGGTTGCCTTTACCACTGGAGTTAGATCAGGGCGTTTGTTCTTATCTATCGGAGTTGGGACGGTTACGATGAAGAAATTGCAACTTCTGATGTCATCTAAATTTAGGCTAAATTTCATGCCATTATCGATCGCTTTTTTCATCTGCTCATTGCTAAGCTCAAGCGTTCTGTCATAACCACTTTTAAGCTCTTCTATACGTTTTGCATTTACGTCAAAGCCGACTACTTCGTACTTTTCACTAAAAGCTGCTGCTAGTGGAAGTCCCACATATCCAAGTCCTACTACTGCTATTTTCATTTCTCTTTCCTTTTTAAAATTTTTGGTTTTATTGTTTTTAAACGTTCATAAATTCTTATCTCTGCGCCCACGCCTTGCGGAGTTACGATCTTAATGGGGCTAATGCCAGGCAAAATTTGGGTAAATTCATAATAAATTTGCCTCTTTTTATTTTTGCCATTGCAAGGCTTAAGCGGTTCATCATCTGCGCTAAATTCATAATAAACCCCGCTTTTATCCTCTTTTTTATCTAAATGTCCGCCCTCTAGCATAGCAAATTCACAATCCGTTTGCACCTCTTTAAAAAATGCAACTTCATATTTAAAATAATCATTCGGCATCTTTGAGACGGGCAGCTCAAAGACCTGCTCTTGCGTCTTGGCTTCACTTTTGCCTGCCGCTTCGCTAGCTAAGAGAGTAAAAGGCAGCAAGCAAGCTACAAGAAAAGATAAAATTTGCCTCACGCTTTGACGCCTATTTGAAAATACTTAAAGCCATGCTCGGCTAAAGCTTTAGCGTTATACTGGTTGCGTCCGTCAAATATGACAGCATTTTTTAGCCTCTCTTTGATCTCCATAAAATCAGGCGATCTAAACTCACTCCACTCCGTCACAAGCACCATAGCATCGGCGCCATTAAGAGCGTCATATTTATTTTTAGCATATTTCACATCTAAATTTGGCATATATTTTTTCGCTTCTTCGCTTGCTTTTGGATCGTAAGCGACCACTTTTGCGCCAGCCTCGTCTAAAAGCTTTATCAAAGTTAGCGAGCTAGCCTCTCTCATATCATCGGTATTTGGCTTAAACGCAAGTCCCCAAAGTGCGATCGTCTTGCTCTTTAGATCGCCGCCAAAGAAGTTATAAATTTTATCAAAAAGAACTCTTTTTTGAGCCTTATTTCTTGACTCGACCGCGTTTAAAAGCTCTGGCTCAAAGCCATTTTGCCTAGCTGTGTAGATGAGTGCCTCGACGTCTTTTGGAAAGCAGCTACCGCCGTATCCGCAGCCTGGGTAGATGAAGCTATATCCGATCCTTGAGTCGCTGCCGATACCTTTTCTTACTAAATTTACATCAGCTCCAACGCGTTCGCAGATATTTGCTATCTCGTTTATAAAGCTTATTTTGGTTGCCAGCATCGAATTTGCAGCGTATTTTGTCATCTCAGCTGATTTTACGTCCATACAAATGAGCCTGTCGTGATTTTTCATAAATGGCTCATAAAGCTCTCTCATCACGCTAAAGCCCCACTCGCTGCTAGCTCCGATAACTACGCGGTCTGGCTTTAAAAAGTCCTCAACTGCCGCGCCCTCTTTTAAAAACTCTGGGTTTGAGACGACTTCAAATTTAACCTTTGCATTTCTCTTTTTAAGCTCAGCCTCGATCACCTCATGCACCTTAGCTCCAGTGCCCACTGGAACGGTTGATTTATCGACTACGATTAGCGGTTTGCTTAAATTTTCTCCGATCGATTTCGCAACCGAGAGGACATATTTTAAATCCGCCTGTCCATCGGCGCCCATAGGTGTGCCAACAGCGATAAATAGCACATCTGCATGCTCTAGTGCCTCGGTTATCTGCGTGCTAAATTTAAGCGAGCCATTTTTATAGCAGTCACTCACGATATCAGCAAGCCCTGGCTCATATATAGGCACGACGCCGTTTTTTAGCGCTTCGATCTTTTTGCTATCAACATCGACGCAGATCACGCTGTTGCCCATCTTAGCAAAGCATGCACCACTCACTAGTCCAACATATCCGGTTCCAATTACTGCTATTTTCATGCTTATCCTTAAATTCTCTTTTCCCACTCAAGGGCGGTTTTTATGATGAGCGCTAGATCGTCTCTTTTTGGCTTCCAACTTGTTAACGAGCGTAGTTTGCTTGCATTTGAGATAAGGATAGCTGGGTCGCCGTCCCTTCTTGGCGCATTTAGCACTTTAAAATTTACTCCACTTACTTTTTTTGCGGTCTCGATGACCTCTTTTACGCTAAATCCCCTGCCATATCCCACGTTAAAAGTTTCGCTACCATTTTGACTGATGTATTCAAGTGCGCTTATGTGGGCGTCCGCTAGGTCGCTAACGTGGATATAGTCTCTAACGCATGTGCCATCCTTTGTCGCGTAGTCATCACCAAAGATACCCATGCTCTCACGCTTGCCAAGTGCTGTTTGCACGGCTACTTTGATAAGGTGCGTGGCGTTTGGATAGTTTTGACCGATAAGCCCCTCCTCGTCTGCACCTGCTACGTTAAAATAGCGCAAAATCGCAAATTTGAAATTTTCATTTGAAGCGGCGTAGTCTTTGATGATTTGCTCGCTCATTAGCTTGCTTCTGCCGTATGGATTTATCGGATTTGTAGGCGTTGTTTCGCTAACCTCCGCCACATCTGGCTCGCCATAAACTGCAGCAGTTGAGCTAAATATAAATTTATTTACATTGTAAGTTTTTGCGTATCTTAGCACCCTTGCGACGTTTGCAGTGTTGTTTAGATAGTATTTTAGCGGTTCGCTCATACTCTCAAAGACCTCGATAAACGCTGCAAAATGGATGATCGCATCAAATTTGCCATTTGCAAAAATTTCGCTTAGATCATCCTCTAAATTTGCATTTATAAATTTGAAATTTCCTATCTTTTGGAGTGCCTCAAGTGCTTTTTGTGAGCCCTTGCAGAGATTGTCGATGATGGTTATCTCATCTTTGCCTTGCTTTAAAAGTGCTTTTACTACGTGGCTGCCGATATATCCAGCTCCACCTGTTACTAAAATTTTCAAGTTTAAGCCTTTCATTAAAAGTGTGTAATTTTATCAAAAATAGAGTAAAGCAAAAGTAAAGCAAGGTTAGTTTTTAAAATTTACCTAAAAGCTGCAAAATAGATCTTTGCCTTTATAAATTTAAAATAGACTTACAATCTATTTTAAATTTAATCTTTATAATCCTTCATCTACAAAAAAGGATAAAAATGAATGTCTCGATCTTAAATTTACTGCCGATAAAGCAAGGCGGTGATGCAAAAGCTGCCATAGATGCAGCCGTTAGACTAGCTATTTTTGCCGAGGATATCGGCATGAAGCGCTACTGGGTTGCCGAGCATCACAATATGAGAAATTTAGCAAGTTCAGCCACGCAGCTCATCATCGCGCACATCTTAGAGCACACAAAAAGCCTGCGCGTGGGCTCTGGCGGCGTGATGCTACCAAACCACAGCCCCTACTCTATCGCAGAGCAGTATGCCACTCTTGAGACGTTATTTCCTAACCGCGTCGATCTTGGGCTAGGCAGAGCTCCAGGGACTGATCAAGAGACAGCTGCGGTACTTAGACGAGGTGCTAGAGAGATAGAATTTGACATGCAGATAAACGAGCTAATGGACTATTTTGACGCCAAAAGAGCCGTAAAAGCCTATCCAAAAATTGAAAAATTTCCGCCCATCTACATACTTGGCTCAAGCATATATAGCGCATACGTGGCGGCTGAGTTTGGCCTGCCTTACGCCTTTGCGTCGCACTTTGCACCACGTTCGCTAGAAAAAGCAGTAGAAATTTATCGTCAGAATTTCAAGCCCTCTTCGTTTCTTTCTGCCCCTTATGTCATCGCAGGAGCAAATGTGATAATAGCTCAAAGTGACGAGCTAGCAAAGAGTTTGGCAACTACGCAAACGCAGTTTTTCTTAAACGTAGTAACTGGCGAAAAAGAGTATTTGCAGCCACCAAAAAAGGACAACGACGAGGTCTTTGCTGCTTCTTACAAAACAGGCAGCAAGGCTCCACATTTTGGGCCGATCGACTTTAGGCAAATAGAACTAAAAAATAGAGAGAGAATCGTCACCGAAGAGATGATGGCGTGCTCTTTCATAGGCTCAAAACAAAGCGTTAAAGAGCAAATTTTAGAGTTTCAAAATAGACTGGCAGTCGATGAGATCATGGCTCAAAGTTTCATTTTTGATGAGGAGGCGCAGTTTGACTCTTTTAGGGCTTTAAAAGAGATCGCGGATGAAATTTAATCCTCTCTAACCCTTAAAAATATAGGAAATCTTGGCTTGCCATTATAAGTTAAATTTTGAAATTTATATGTGATGATAGAGCCTATCTTTGGGGGATTTGTGCGCTGCTCGTCGCCTAGTCCTGAGCCTATTTTAAAGATAGTGCCCTCTTTTGGCTCGCCAGCTTTTTCTTCGCCATGCTTGCCACCAAGCGCCCTGCAAGTGAGCGAGCCAGCAAGATTTGCGTATTTGCCGCTGCCTTTATTTATTGAGACCACCTCGCACTCAGCATCTTTAAATTTCTTAAATTTGAGCGCATTTTTGCTTCGTTTTCGCTCGTAGGGCGCATTTGGCTCACGCACGACTGCTCCCTCGCCGCCTCTTGCGATAATGTCCTTTGTAAATTTTAAAAACTGGGCGTTATCGCGCATTTTTATCTGTTTTATGATGGTTAAATTTTGATTTGGCTCATTTTTTAGAAATTTAGCCAAAACTTCAAGCCTATCAAGCAAGCCACCACTTGCCTCTGGCACGTCAAAAATGTGAAATTTAAGCCTGCTCCATGCCTTTTCATCTGGCAGCTTATCCATCACGGTAGCTTGAATTTCTTCA
Above is a window of Campylobacter concisus DNA encoding:
- a CDS encoding glycosyltransferase, coding for MRILFVTSTLRSGGAERVCAVIASRFSVDHEVSLVKFDKDEPFYELASGVKLINLGVGADELGFVGNLKKRVSKVLALRALIREGKFDAVISFLDAVNTLVLFSSAGLKTPIIISEHTNYLAPKRAIFKVLRRISYPFANALSVLSDEDLGYYSKFCKNVMKIYNPLFEEVRSESFDKENLVIFVGRLNKIKNCEMFVRVAASLKQSGYKFAVAGDGGERLNLENLAKSLGADVEFLGNVSDIASLYKRAKVLLSCSNFEGLGNTLIEAINYDCVRVATRTSGAKELIKDGFDGLLCEINDADQMSKKLANLLQDEAKMGEFAKNARARLDEFSVEQIYKKWLELLKLGGVK
- a CDS encoding glycosyltransferase family 2 protein; the encoded protein is MGEPLISIVTATYKRPELLKKAIRSALAQSYKNLEIVVTDDGDDESASEICKSFNDARIKFVKNSAHKKSPNGNKNNGFDNATGEFVCLLDDDDELLPEAIAQCYEILKSGEYSCVFADAICEKDGVMTEVVAGRSPYSKSGAMSKVDYHCGRINGEYFKLFSREFIDGFRFDESSFGGENELYIRFFEKNVFYLKKSLYIYRIARSDSATLNAGKHALSVANAYIKTANLHYDIAIKNEPKFLAMQYKNAAYYAKIAGEYGLMLRCIFKSLSIKFSKEAFIFLLLSPLPSGILPALSKLRVKIKQRLGV
- a CDS encoding glycosyltransferase family 25 protein is translated as MNEIYLISLAKDTKRRELLQQKFGSYDSFKLIDAVDGRELNAKEYYKIISPSFKAYGKVLSPAEVGCSLSHVKAYEAFLASEAKFALIFEDDVIGDDNAIKEAFLAASKIPENSVLICGMQDGLEGRFSAFGKKVDASLSKPLWQVSKHSFSSIYRAGAYVLTKKSAKNLLEIHKRALCTTDVWDYLLGVNDMQMYFCDLFAHPTDLSGSNIEGERLERGYSANLKAYIKTFKFILFSRLEKLQGYERIFKRG
- a CDS encoding MATE family efflux transporter; translated protein: MLINLISSIVVFVVSMGINFFLTPFILKSLGNEAFGFVGLSNAIVSYAAVVSVAINSVSGRFVAHAWHKKDLILANTYYSSVLVVNIFFCAVVVVLSSIFILNLQSFLNVPENLLFDVRMTLVFYFINFCVGLFNGVLTVCAFVTNKLYLLSIRNAISSMVLASLIVALFFFFKPFISYIAISALIASLFVFFSTIFMSARITPELKFSLSKFDFSKIKELLSSGIWNSFNALNRILLTGMDLFICNIFVNANATGLLSVAKAAPIILESFVAQLSGIFAPKFVELYSKNLITDLIKEAKFSMKVIAFVMSAPAAFFVVFGLDFYTLWLPFKSADEVKFIYNVSMITLVPIVFISFVFSLFNLDSATNKLRRPAIANTILGVSTIIAQIALLKFSDYGVYGIVIVAAIFYSIRILGFDLINAALNLEVKLTTFYGVYFKNLAVFALCVLAMFACKDFVSLDNWLKFAIFAAIYASAAYALGYFLFFNAFERGIVWRKILKKFKRS
- a CDS encoding STT3 domain-containing protein gives rise to the protein MHKVSVNCKILLIFLAAYLFGFAARMLWVLWAKDMPEFYFNGEFMLTTNDAYYYAEGARDMLAGFHQQNDSSPFNHPISTIVFYICKILLFKIESVMFYMSALLAPLIALPVILISNEFKALKAGAVAAFMSVILPGYLVRTSLGYFDSDMLNVTFALFIIYLLIRLLNANELKFIVLPGLFVSLYLWWYQSSYALILSIIFVFFIYTLAFIRSRIENYQAIFFMFISIVSFNVFSKDPLIANKILILNLAVIASFYAIFCKYKKLLSPRNLSIFLTIMLAIFIYFGGFDLIISKIGSYVLKSSSEVASKFHFISEYTLIDEVKSASLLYFVYFMAGNILILLTAAIGYLVLCFKFRPFLLSLPLLGLGALSLFGGVRFAMYITPLVALGFGYFLHFFLNLFDLRNSLKNLSFFIFAAAALAPNLEIAYSYRPHTLITHDEAMALDQLKKAAKRDDYVLSWWDYGYAVRYFADVKTLNDPGRQGGENGYFVSLALRKDEATSAKLARVVSEYSDISFEKKSRALEEILKDHNTSDLNLFLSQLESANFTLPAAKKEVFYYLVPDMIDIAPNIFRYSYIDVMSGEQPKEEFFYYISPINSVSEAGIDLGNGYILPLKEPKFITQNGEKVAVKSFYKIKGSGKELQIDEKTIDEKAKISVLFLEDYARVVLVDENALNSALVQLFIFERADERYFEPFIISSGVKIYRLKV
- a CDS encoding nucleotide sugar dehydrogenase, which translates into the protein MKIAVVGLGYVGLPLAAAFSEKYEVVGFDVNAKRIEELKSGYDRTLELSNEQMKKAIDNGMKFSLNLDDIRSCNFFIVTVPTPIDKNKRPDLTPVVKATESVAKVLKKGDIVVYESTVYPGVTEEICVPLLEKSGLKFNKDFFCGYSPERINPGDKEHTVTKIKKITSGSTPEIADKVDEIYRSIITAGTHKASSIKVAEAAKVIENTQRDINIAFINELAMLFEKLHINTIDVLEAAGTKWNFLNFRPGLVGGHCIGVDPYYLTHKAQEVGYNPEMILAGRRINDDMGRYAADQVIKLMIRKGVLINKARVLVLGMTFKENCPDIRNSRVIDVVDELKDFGCKVDVTDPWADSAEVKHEYGFDLVKEYNLDDYDCIVIAVAHNEFKKLNLKGHLVYDIKNIYPEADARL
- a CDS encoding ecotin, with product MRQILSFLVACLLPFTLLASEAAGKSEAKTQEQVFELPVSKMPNDYFKYEVAFFKEVQTDCEFAMLEGGHLDKKEDKSGVYYEFSADDEPLKPCNGKNKKRQIYYEFTQILPGISPIKIVTPQGVGAEIRIYERLKTIKPKILKRKEK
- a CDS encoding UDP-glucose dehydrogenase family protein, translated to MKIAVIGTGYVGLVSGACFAKMGNSVICVDVDSKKIEALKNGVVPIYEPGLADIVSDCYKNGSLKFSTQITEALEHADVLFIAVGTPMGADGQADLKYVLSVAKSIGENLSKPLIVVDKSTVPVGTGAKVHEVIEAELKKRNAKVKFEVVSNPEFLKEGAAVEDFLKPDRVVIGASSEWGFSVMRELYEPFMKNHDRLICMDVKSAEMTKYAANSMLATKISFINEIANICERVGADVNLVRKGIGSDSRIGYSFIYPGCGYGGSCFPKDVEALIYTARQNGFEPELLNAVESRNKAQKRVLFDKIYNFFGGDLKSKTIALWGLAFKPNTDDMREASSLTLIKLLDEAGAKVVAYDPKASEEAKKYMPNLDVKYAKNKYDALNGADAMVLVTEWSEFRSPDFMEIKERLKNAVIFDGRNQYNAKALAEHGFKYFQIGVKA